Proteins from a genomic interval of Chroococcidiopsis thermalis PCC 7203:
- the psbX gene encoding photosystem II reaction center X protein has protein sequence MTPSLMNFFFSLLAGLAIVVIPVTVGLIFISQQDKIQRS, from the coding sequence ATGACACCTTCTTTAATGAACTTCTTTTTCAGTTTGCTGGCAGGTTTGGCAATTGTGGTGATCCCAGTCACAGTTGGTTTGATTTTTATTAGCCAACAAGATAAGATTCAACGTTCGTAA
- a CDS encoding Ycf66 family protein translates to MVNFNFNFASISGIVLAVAGAALYFLRNFRPGLARDHDIFFAAIGLVCGFVLIFQGWRYDPIMQFGQLLLTGGTIFFAVESVRLRSVATEQARRNTRIVDEERPVSSAYQYEAELDEYDPLEEERTIPRRIRGSRDGRSTRTDDYDREYDREDEIPRRYRRDEEEPPRRSSSRSGTERIAPADRTRTSTSKRRSRPESRPLPPDTQDEDWNDSTQATREDDWEEKVTRTSKPPRSGSNGSRRVEPADTEVSSRPRKRRPPQNSVYGQDDVQVPASDYVDYKPIERFDDDRDNSTNFDEP, encoded by the coding sequence ATGGTCAACTTCAACTTTAACTTTGCGAGTATTTCGGGCATTGTCTTAGCTGTAGCTGGGGCAGCGCTATATTTCCTCCGCAACTTTCGCCCTGGATTGGCGCGAGATCACGACATTTTTTTTGCTGCGATCGGTTTAGTCTGTGGTTTCGTCCTGATTTTTCAAGGTTGGCGGTATGACCCAATTATGCAATTCGGTCAACTGCTGCTGACAGGAGGAACAATATTTTTTGCTGTAGAAAGCGTGAGGCTACGGAGCGTAGCTACAGAACAAGCTCGACGCAATACTCGAATTGTAGACGAAGAAAGACCCGTCAGCTCTGCATATCAATACGAAGCAGAGTTAGACGAATACGATCCTTTAGAGGAAGAACGCACGATCCCACGGCGGATTCGAGGGAGCAGAGATGGACGTTCCACGCGCACGGACGATTACGATCGCGAGTACGATCGCGAGGATGAAATCCCCCGACGCTATCGCCGCGATGAGGAAGAACCACCCCGCCGCTCGTCAAGCCGTAGCGGAACTGAAAGAATTGCACCTGCCGACCGAACTCGTACCAGCACCAGCAAGCGTCGTTCTCGTCCAGAATCTCGTCCCCTCCCGCCAGACACACAAGATGAAGATTGGAACGATTCAACTCAGGCAACTAGAGAAGATGACTGGGAAGAAAAAGTGACTCGTACCAGCAAGCCGCCTCGCTCCGGTAGTAACGGCTCCAGACGTGTGGAACCAGCGGATACAGAAGTGTCATCTAGACCCAGAAAACGTCGTCCGCCTCAAAATTCAGTTTACGGTCAAGATGATGTCCAAGTTCCAGCTTCCGATTATGTCGATTACAAGCCAATCGAGCGGTTTGACGACGATCGCGACAATTCGACTAATTTTGACGAGCCATAG
- a CDS encoding TolB family protein, with product MKKSTLRRWLKWLCWTLTISILSLAIAACSPSDRQVCLSGFLNSPYSDEQPALSGDGRWLAYVSNRDGKHRLLLYDLQDRCLISLPRIPAAAIAEHPSLSYTGRYLTYLTGDRGKLVLTLYDRATQQTQIVSQWYQAWVRNPSISPDGRYIAFESSKNGQWDIEILDRGDRVELDIPDGTMTVVRE from the coding sequence ATGAAAAAATCTACGCTGAGACGGTGGCTGAAGTGGCTGTGTTGGACGCTCACTATAAGTATCTTGAGTTTGGCGATCGCAGCCTGTAGTCCTAGCGATCGCCAAGTTTGTTTGTCAGGCTTCCTGAATAGCCCTTATAGTGACGAACAACCAGCCTTGAGCGGTGATGGGCGTTGGTTGGCGTATGTCTCAAATCGCGATGGCAAGCACCGTTTACTGTTATACGATTTACAAGACCGCTGCCTCATTTCTCTACCGCGCATTCCCGCCGCAGCGATCGCAGAACATCCGAGCTTGAGTTATACGGGGCGCTATTTAACTTATTTAACTGGCGATCGCGGTAAACTTGTTTTGACACTATACGATCGCGCTACGCAACAAACGCAGATTGTCAGCCAGTGGTATCAGGCATGGGTGCGCAACCCCAGCATCAGTCCTGACGGGCGTTACATTGCCTTTGAAAGCAGTAAAAACGGGCAATGGGATATCGAAATTCTAGACCGAGGCGATCGCGTTGAGTTGGATATTCCAGATGGTACGATGACAGTTGTTAGGGAGTAG